From the Patescibacteria group bacterium genome, one window contains:
- a CDS encoding cation diffusion facilitator family transporter encodes MKLSSRNSALVFLTLNFLLFVAKIAAGLLFGSLAVLSDAFNSLVDIATSIMIFFAVKIGSQPADEDHQFGHSRAEPIAAFTVSILTFVLAFEVVREAVERMISGGAPEVSIVPLIVLGGVILTKLGMFLLARKFHDSPALAAVAADAKMDVVISSFAVVGVAAINFGFPQFDTYAALAIAAWIAWIGFTIARDNLAKLMGRCPDEPKLREIRAKLNEFKQQKKILSFRNLRAQLIGSEIQIAVEVTASKDLPLAKVHDLEELIQKKLKSVKNVREVSVHVEPI; translated from the coding sequence ATGAAACTTTCTTCTCGAAATAGCGCGCTCGTTTTCCTGACTCTCAATTTCCTGCTGTTCGTCGCCAAGATTGCGGCGGGTTTGCTCTTCGGTTCGCTGGCGGTTTTGTCTGACGCTTTCAACTCCTTGGTCGACATCGCGACTTCGATTATGATTTTTTTCGCGGTCAAAATTGGTAGCCAGCCAGCGGATGAGGACCATCAATTCGGTCATTCGCGCGCTGAACCAATCGCGGCTTTCACGGTTTCGATTCTCACTTTTGTGCTGGCTTTCGAGGTCGTGCGTGAAGCAGTCGAGCGCATGATTTCCGGCGGTGCACCGGAGGTGAGCATCGTGCCGCTCATCGTGCTCGGCGGCGTGATTCTCACGAAGCTTGGTATGTTTTTACTCGCTCGTAAATTTCACGACAGTCCGGCGCTTGCGGCGGTTGCGGCCGATGCCAAGATGGATGTCGTGATTAGTTCGTTCGCCGTCGTCGGCGTGGCAGCGATTAATTTCGGTTTCCCGCAATTCGACACTTACGCTGCGCTCGCGATCGCCGCCTGGATTGCGTGGATTGGTTTCACGATTGCGCGCGATAATCTCGCCAAATTAATGGGGCGGTGTCCGGACGAGCCGAAGCTGCGTGAGATTCGTGCGAAATTAAACGAATTCAAACAGCAAAAAAAGATTCTCAGTTTCAGAAATTTACGAGCGCAGCTCATCGGTTCAGAAATCCAAATCGCCGTCGAAGTCACAGCTTCCAAAGATTTGCCACTCGCCAAAGTTCACGACCTCGAAGAGCTGATTCAAAAGAAATTGAAATCGGTCAAAAATGTGCGCGAAGTCTCGGTTCATGTTGAGCCGATTTGA